The Skermanella pratensis genome has a window encoding:
- the pstA gene encoding phosphate ABC transporter permease PstA — protein MAASTDTRESSMSVRIDPHQRERLVARARRKDLIFAVGGVIVLFISMGLLITLLVDLAIDGITRIDLDFLTNFPSRRPADSGILSAWVGTTLVMFVTALLAIPLGVAAGLYLEEYAPKNWVSNLIEINVGNLAGVPSIIYGLLALGLFVYMLGLGQTILVAGMVLALLILPVIIVSTREAVRSIPLAVKEGAYGIGADKWQTMWHFIIPAARPGILTGAIVGLARAIGETAPVITIGALTFIAFLPSSPIQGDFPFINFDWLNAPFTVMPIQMFNWVSRPQPGFHINAAATGVVLMAMTLTMNAVAIWIRFRLRKQLAW, from the coding sequence TTCGACAGATACCCGTGAGTCGTCGATGTCGGTCCGGATCGACCCTCACCAACGCGAACGCCTGGTCGCCCGCGCGCGCCGGAAGGACCTGATCTTCGCGGTCGGCGGGGTCATCGTCCTGTTCATCTCGATGGGGCTGCTGATCACTTTGCTGGTCGATCTGGCGATCGACGGCATCACACGGATCGATCTCGATTTCCTGACGAATTTTCCCTCGCGACGGCCTGCCGATTCGGGAATTCTCTCGGCCTGGGTTGGAACGACGCTGGTCATGTTCGTGACGGCGCTCCTGGCGATCCCGCTGGGTGTTGCCGCCGGGCTCTACCTGGAAGAGTATGCGCCGAAGAACTGGGTATCCAACCTGATCGAAATCAATGTGGGCAATCTGGCGGGCGTTCCTTCGATCATCTACGGCCTGTTGGCTTTGGGATTGTTCGTCTACATGCTGGGCTTGGGTCAGACCATCCTGGTAGCAGGCATGGTGCTGGCTCTACTCATTCTTCCGGTCATCATCGTCTCCACCCGCGAGGCGGTGCGCAGTATCCCGCTCGCCGTTAAAGAAGGAGCCTACGGGATCGGTGCCGACAAATGGCAGACGATGTGGCACTTCATCATTCCTGCTGCGAGGCCGGGGATCCTGACCGGCGCGATCGTCGGACTGGCGCGCGCGATTGGGGAGACGGCGCCGGTGATCACGATCGGGGCCCTGACCTTCATCGCCTTCCTGCCATCGTCACCCATCCAGGGCGATTTCCCCTTCATCAACTTCGATTGGCTGAACGCTCCCTTCACGGTCATGCCGATCCAGATGTTCAATTGGGTATCCCGTCCCCAGCCGGGCTTCCACATCAACGCGGCGGCGACCGGCGTCGTCCTGATGGCGATGACCCTGACCATGAACGCGGTCGCGATCTGGATCCGCTTCCGTCTACGTAAACAACTGGCATGGTAG
- the pstB gene encoding phosphate ABC transporter ATP-binding protein PstB — translation MVEPMTQPMAPQQSQRAERDRGEESPDDIAERRRNRLKEPLRVDVRNLSFWYGNFKALHSIHLPVADRKVTALIGASGCGKSTLLRCFNRMHDLYPGNKYEGEILMLPECDNIVGPKSDPIVVRLRVGMVFQKPNPFPKSIFENVAAGLRIRGFQKRSLLEERVEEALVQAALWGEVKDRLHASAYELSGGQQQRLCIARALAPEPELILLDEPTSALDPIATARIEELIDELRNSYSIIIVTHSMQQAARISNYCGFMHMGNLVEFGETDQIFSRPRDKRTEDYITGRFG, via the coding sequence ATGGTCGAGCCGATGACGCAGCCGATGGCACCACAACAAAGCCAGCGAGCCGAACGCGACCGCGGTGAAGAAAGCCCCGACGATATCGCAGAACGCCGCAGGAACCGGTTGAAGGAACCGCTCAGGGTGGATGTTCGCAACCTGTCCTTCTGGTACGGCAACTTCAAAGCACTGCACTCCATTCACCTTCCGGTAGCAGACCGGAAGGTGACGGCGCTGATCGGGGCGTCGGGATGCGGCAAGAGTACATTGTTGCGATGCTTCAACCGGATGCACGACCTGTATCCGGGCAACAAGTACGAGGGCGAGATCCTCATGTTGCCCGAATGTGACAACATTGTCGGTCCCAAGTCGGACCCGATCGTGGTTCGCCTGAGGGTCGGCATGGTCTTCCAGAAGCCCAACCCCTTTCCGAAATCCATTTTTGAGAATGTCGCCGCCGGCTTGCGGATCCGCGGCTTTCAGAAGCGGTCGCTGCTGGAGGAACGCGTCGAAGAGGCGTTGGTCCAGGCCGCCCTTTGGGGAGAGGTGAAGGACCGCCTACATGCGTCCGCCTACGAATTGTCGGGTGGGCAGCAACAGCGCCTATGTATCGCGCGGGCGCTGGCCCCGGAACCGGAGTTGATCCTGCTGGATGAGCCGACTTCGGCGTTGGACCCGATCGCCACCGCCCGGATCGAGGAGTTGATCGACGAACTGAGGAACTCATACTCGATCATCATCGTCACGCACTCGATGCAGCAGGCGGCACGCATTTCCAACTATTGTGGCTTCATGCATATGGGAAACCTGGTCGAGTTCGGCGAAACCGATCAGATCTTTTCCCGGCCACGCGACAAACGGACTGAGGACTACATCACTGGACGTTTTGGCTGA